A window of the Egibacter rhizosphaerae genome harbors these coding sequences:
- a CDS encoding ABC transporter substrate-binding protein produces the protein MGRKRTIIRLVGLVGALALLAAACGDPPGEDPDDTEEADVEADDPQFTWAVTGADAATHEEIADLWNEENPDNQVQLELLPAEADDQRAQMFQDQVTEEGRFDVLGLDVIWTGEFADNDLIVPLEEYRDEIEDVSIPGAIESSEWQGELWAIPYSTNFGFLYYRTDLVDEPPETWDELFDMVQQIQEEEDIGGYAAQGDSYEGFVVNYLELFWGAGGEVFTEGQDASAFLEGDAAETAITWLQDAFDEEVLAPGFNTAVEDDARNLFQAGDAIFMRNWPYAVPLLEGQEEDDPSEVEDDFDIAPLPTFDGEGTMSTLGGLNNAVSALSDNQDQAIEFVLWLATSDEAQNILADMQPPPTMASIYEERADDELYGLLNEIQEDARARPPVPGYNSFSLAAQDNLHPVYTDAGADPTDALQAVDQAAEEALVEEIDIEEEAEEADDPDDEGEEGDEDDEGDDENDEDG, from the coding sequence ATGGGGCGAAAGAGGACGATCATCCGCCTCGTGGGGCTCGTGGGCGCCTTGGCGTTGCTCGCCGCGGCATGCGGCGACCCGCCCGGGGAGGACCCCGACGACACCGAGGAGGCCGACGTCGAGGCCGATGATCCGCAGTTCACGTGGGCGGTGACCGGCGCGGACGCGGCGACGCACGAGGAGATCGCGGACCTGTGGAACGAGGAGAACCCCGACAACCAGGTGCAGTTGGAGTTGCTGCCTGCCGAGGCGGACGATCAGCGGGCGCAGATGTTCCAGGACCAGGTCACCGAGGAGGGCCGCTTCGACGTGCTGGGCCTGGACGTGATCTGGACCGGCGAGTTCGCCGACAACGACCTGATCGTGCCCTTGGAGGAGTACCGCGACGAGATCGAGGACGTGTCCATCCCCGGCGCGATCGAGTCCTCGGAGTGGCAGGGCGAGTTGTGGGCGATCCCCTACTCGACCAACTTCGGGTTCCTGTACTACCGCACCGACCTGGTCGACGAGCCGCCCGAGACGTGGGACGAGCTGTTCGACATGGTGCAACAGATCCAGGAAGAGGAGGACATCGGCGGCTACGCGGCCCAGGGCGACAGCTACGAGGGCTTTGTGGTCAACTACCTCGAGTTGTTCTGGGGCGCGGGCGGCGAGGTGTTCACCGAGGGCCAGGACGCCTCGGCGTTCCTGGAGGGCGACGCGGCCGAGACCGCCATCACCTGGCTGCAGGACGCCTTCGACGAGGAGGTCCTCGCGCCCGGGTTCAACACCGCGGTCGAGGACGACGCCCGCAACCTGTTCCAGGCCGGCGACGCGATCTTCATGCGCAACTGGCCCTACGCGGTGCCGCTGCTGGAAGGCCAGGAAGAAGACGACCCCAGCGAGGTCGAGGACGACTTCGACATCGCGCCCCTGCCCACCTTCGACGGTGAGGGCACCATGAGCACGCTGGGCGGGCTGAACAACGCCGTCTCAGCGCTGTCGGACAACCAGGACCAAGCCATCGAGTTCGTGCTCTGGCTGGCCACCAGCGACGAGGCGCAGAACATCCTCGCCGACATGCAGCCACCACCCACCATGGCCTCGATCTACGAGGAACGCGCCGACGACGAGCTCTACGGGCTACTCAACGAGATCCAAGAAGACGCCCGCGCCCGCCCACCGGTGCCCGGCTACAACTCGTTCTCGCTGGCGGCGCAGGACAACCTGCACCCGGTCTACACCGACGCCGGCGCCGACCCCACCGACGCCCTCCAAGCCGTCGACCAAGCCGCCGAAGAAGCCCTCGTCGAAGAGATCGACATCGAGGAGGAGGCCGAGGAGGCCGACGACCCCGACGACGAGGGCGAGGAGGGCGACGAGGACGACGAGGGCGACGACGAGAATGACGAGGACGGGTAG
- a CDS encoding ABC transporter ATP-binding protein — protein MATVTFDGIWKRFPDGTEAVKELNLNIDDGEFVILVGPSGCGKSTALRMVAGLEDISEGKMLIGDQVVNHLTPKERDIAMVFQSYALYPHMSVAENMGFALKLAKIPKDEIERRVNEAADILGLTEFLHRKPKALSGGQRQRVAMGRAIVRNPMAFLMDEPLSNLDAKLRVQMRAEIAQLQQRLGVTTLYVTHDQVEAMTMGDRVAVLKLGELQQVDAPQQLYDNPRNLFVAGFIGSPSMNIAEGHLERGDDGPHVQVGSFNIRLPDAAFERYPRLSEYFGHRLAVGMRPEHFIREVDELSEDMRFRAEVRLVEALGSEMLMHFKTDSRPVISEDIKSALDDEDAFAELERTASEGQDFTGRFDPSNPPKPGDTVELGFRADQMHFFDYDSGHALREVRD, from the coding sequence ATGGCCACCGTCACCTTCGACGGCATCTGGAAGCGGTTCCCGGACGGCACGGAGGCCGTCAAGGAGCTGAACCTCAACATCGACGACGGCGAGTTCGTGATCCTCGTTGGCCCGTCGGGCTGCGGGAAGTCCACCGCGCTGCGGATGGTCGCCGGGCTCGAGGACATCAGCGAGGGCAAGATGCTCATCGGCGACCAGGTGGTCAACCACCTCACGCCGAAGGAGCGCGACATCGCGATGGTGTTCCAGAGCTACGCGCTCTACCCGCACATGTCCGTCGCCGAGAACATGGGGTTCGCGCTGAAGCTCGCCAAGATCCCCAAGGACGAGATCGAGCGGCGCGTGAACGAAGCCGCGGACATCCTCGGCCTCACCGAGTTCCTGCACCGCAAGCCGAAGGCCCTCTCCGGTGGGCAGCGCCAGCGGGTCGCGATGGGGCGCGCGATCGTCCGCAACCCGATGGCCTTCCTCATGGACGAGCCGCTGTCGAACCTCGACGCGAAGCTGCGCGTGCAGATGCGCGCCGAGATCGCGCAGCTGCAGCAGCGGCTCGGCGTCACGACGCTCTACGTCACCCACGACCAGGTCGAAGCCATGACGATGGGCGACCGGGTCGCGGTCCTCAAGCTCGGTGAGCTCCAGCAAGTGGACGCACCGCAGCAGCTCTACGACAACCCGCGCAACCTGTTCGTGGCCGGGTTCATCGGCTCCCCGTCGATGAACATCGCCGAGGGCCACCTCGAGCGAGGCGACGACGGCCCGCACGTGCAGGTCGGGTCGTTCAACATCCGTCTGCCCGACGCCGCGTTCGAGCGCTACCCGCGCCTCTCCGAGTACTTCGGTCACCGCCTCGCGGTGGGCATGCGGCCCGAGCACTTCATCCGCGAGGTCGACGAGCTGTCGGAGGACATGCGGTTCCGCGCCGAGGTCCGGCTCGTCGAGGCACTGGGCAGCGAGATGCTCATGCACTTCAAGACCGACTCGCGTCCCGTGATCAGCGAGGACATCAAGTCGGCGCTCGATGACGAGGACGCGTTCGCCGAGCTCGAGCGCACCGCTTCCGAGGGCCAGGACTTCACCGGCCGCTTCGACCCGAGCAATCCGCCCAAGCCGGGCGACACCGTCGAGCTGGGCTTCCGGGCCGACCAGATGCACTTCTTCGACTACGACTCGGGGCACGCCCTGCGTGAGGTGCGCGACTAG
- a CDS encoding LacI family DNA-binding transcriptional regulator: protein MSALMTASISDVATQAGVSVATVSRALRGLPNVAPSTRDRVLDAARDLDYVADPNASRLAAGRTRSVGMVVPLFTQWFFSQCVAGAEGVLAAGGYETLLYNIGSHESRRRFLTELPFRKRVDGIVLVDLPVSEAEMATLCEAGVPIVTIGLRTEQAPSITIDNYGAACTATRHLVNLGHERIGMISNLPDDPRHFHAPVDRRRGYQDVLAEHDLELRPELDVPGNFSLEGGAEAMAQLVAVDRPPTAVFAQSDEMAIGALKTIHDAGLRVPEDISILGFDDHDMAEFVGLTTIAQPVVQHGELAAELLLERADRPDAEPTHVEAPTKLIVRDTTAPRHPARRDGPHRPRRARPLAGPPRGLP, encoded by the coding sequence GTGAGCGCTCTCATGACGGCCAGCATCAGCGACGTCGCCACCCAGGCGGGCGTTTCGGTCGCCACGGTGAGCCGCGCCCTGCGGGGACTGCCGAACGTCGCGCCCTCCACCCGTGACCGGGTCCTCGACGCGGCGCGGGACCTCGACTACGTCGCCGACCCGAACGCGTCCCGGCTGGCCGCGGGCCGGACCCGCTCGGTGGGGATGGTCGTCCCGCTGTTCACGCAGTGGTTCTTCAGCCAGTGCGTCGCCGGGGCCGAGGGCGTCCTGGCCGCGGGAGGCTACGAGACACTGCTGTACAACATCGGCAGTCACGAGAGCCGGAGGCGCTTCCTCACCGAGTTGCCCTTCCGCAAGCGCGTGGACGGGATCGTGCTCGTGGACCTGCCCGTCTCCGAGGCGGAGATGGCGACCCTGTGCGAGGCCGGCGTGCCCATCGTCACCATCGGCCTGCGCACCGAGCAGGCGCCCTCGATCACGATCGACAACTACGGCGCCGCGTGCACCGCGACCCGCCACCTGGTGAACCTCGGTCACGAGCGGATCGGCATGATCTCGAACCTGCCCGACGACCCGAGGCACTTCCACGCCCCGGTCGACCGGCGCCGCGGGTACCAGGACGTACTCGCCGAGCACGATCTCGAGCTCCGCCCCGAGCTCGACGTCCCCGGCAACTTCTCGCTCGAAGGGGGCGCCGAGGCCATGGCGCAGCTGGTGGCGGTCGACCGCCCCCCGACGGCGGTGTTCGCGCAATCCGACGAGATGGCGATCGGGGCACTCAAGACGATCCACGACGCCGGACTCCGAGTGCCCGAGGACATCTCGATCCTGGGGTTCGACGACCACGACATGGCGGAGTTCGTCGGCCTCACCACGATCGCGCAGCCCGTCGTGCAACACGGCGAGCTGGCCGCGGAGCTCCTGCTGGAGCGCGCGGACCGACCCGACGCCGAGCCGACGCACGTGGAGGCGCCCACCAAACTCATCGTCCGCGACACCACGGCGCCTCGCCATCCGGCGCGACGCGACGGCCCCCACCGCCCGCGCCGTGCCCGACCCCTTGCGGGTCCACCGCGCGGCCTTCCATGA
- a CDS encoding tyrosine-type recombinase/integrase, with protein sequence MSARASALTSLLSSWELSLRAANRSERTIEAYRLAVRQLAEYLDDPDATEVGRADIEAFLAHVLSNRSPATARQRYLSLGVFFRWLVEEEEIDASPMAKVKAPHVPEQPVPVVSDDHFAALLKACQGKQFPERRDTAILRLFYDTGSRLGEVAGLELDHLDLTDRVVHVLGKGKRGRSTPFGIKTAQALDRYLRARARHKAADTPWLWLGDRGPMTPSGISQMLKRRCAEAGIEPLNPHRFRHTFAHQWLANGGQEQDLMRLAGWRSPQMLSRYGASAADERARDAYRNRSPGDKF encoded by the coding sequence ATGAGTGCCCGCGCAAGCGCCCTGACCAGCCTCCTCTCCTCGTGGGAGCTGTCGCTGCGAGCCGCGAACCGCTCCGAGCGGACCATCGAGGCCTACCGCCTCGCGGTGCGCCAACTCGCCGAGTACCTCGACGACCCCGACGCCACCGAGGTGGGGCGGGCCGACATCGAGGCCTTCCTCGCTCACGTGCTCTCCAACCGTTCGCCAGCGACGGCACGCCAACGGTACCTGAGTCTCGGCGTGTTCTTCCGCTGGCTGGTGGAGGAGGAGGAGATCGACGCCAGCCCCATGGCCAAGGTCAAGGCCCCGCACGTGCCCGAGCAGCCCGTCCCAGTGGTCAGCGATGACCACTTCGCGGCCTTGCTGAAGGCCTGCCAGGGCAAGCAGTTCCCCGAACGTCGGGACACCGCGATCCTGCGCCTCTTCTACGACACGGGCTCACGTCTCGGGGAAGTCGCGGGCCTTGAACTCGACCATCTCGACCTCACCGACCGCGTGGTCCACGTCCTCGGCAAAGGCAAACGCGGGCGGAGCACCCCCTTCGGGATCAAGACCGCCCAGGCCCTGGATCGCTACCTCCGCGCACGCGCGCGGCACAAGGCCGCCGACACGCCGTGGCTGTGGCTGGGGGACCGAGGTCCGATGACCCCGTCGGGGATCTCGCAGATGCTCAAGCGGCGGTGCGCCGAGGCAGGCATCGAACCCCTGAACCCGCATCGGTTTCGCCACACCTTCGCCCACCAGTGGCTGGCCAACGGCGGACAGGAGCAGGACCTCATGCGCCTCGCGGGCTGGCGTTCCCCGCAGATGCTCTCCCGCTACGGCGCGTCCGCTGCCGACGAACGGGCGCGGGACGCCTACCGCAACCGCAGCCCCGGCGACAAGTTCTAA
- a CDS encoding restriction endonuclease → MDLPDFQTLMRPVLDEHTHHDEVRRAELRNRLAERFDLSDEQRHLMLPSGQLRYFDSRVNWAVTYLVKAGCLERTGRGVTRLTERGQQVLGDNHERIDRSVLLQFPEFGEFVGSTSKGTDTPPAPSGPEHAPSTPSETATPEEALQAAWAELQATLADDLRERLTQVAPEQFEQIVVDLLLAMGYGGSRTEAGERLGRVADGGIDGVIREDRLGLDAIYIQAKRWQPHHAVGRPDVQAFVGALQGRRASKGVFLTTARFSDEARRYAADIGNHIVLVDGQHLAQLMIEHHVGVSTRHTYPVKRIDEDFFLDLE, encoded by the coding sequence GTGGACCTGCCCGACTTTCAGACGCTGATGCGCCCGGTCCTCGACGAGCACACCCATCACGACGAGGTGCGGCGCGCAGAACTACGCAACCGCCTGGCCGAGCGCTTCGACCTCTCCGACGAGCAACGCCACCTCATGTTGCCTAGCGGTCAGCTCCGCTACTTCGACAGTCGGGTCAACTGGGCGGTGACCTACCTCGTCAAGGCGGGCTGTCTCGAGCGCACCGGCCGTGGGGTGACCCGACTCACCGAGCGGGGCCAGCAAGTTCTCGGCGACAACCACGAGCGCATCGACCGCAGTGTGCTGCTCCAGTTCCCCGAGTTCGGCGAGTTCGTCGGCAGTACGAGCAAGGGCACCGACACCCCACCCGCGCCGTCCGGACCTGAGCACGCCCCCTCGACACCGAGCGAGACCGCGACGCCCGAAGAAGCGCTGCAAGCCGCCTGGGCCGAGCTGCAAGCCACCCTCGCCGACGACCTGCGTGAGCGGCTCACCCAAGTCGCCCCGGAGCAGTTCGAGCAGATCGTGGTGGACCTGCTGCTGGCCATGGGCTACGGGGGCTCGCGCACCGAAGCCGGGGAACGCCTGGGACGCGTGGCCGACGGCGGCATCGACGGCGTCATCCGCGAAGACCGCCTCGGCCTGGACGCCATCTACATCCAAGCCAAACGCTGGCAACCCCACCACGCCGTGGGCCGCCCCGACGTCCAAGCCTTCGTCGGCGCGCTCCAAGGCCGCCGCGCGAGCAAGGGCGTGTTCCTCACCACCGCGCGCTTCAGCGACGAAGCGCGCCGCTACGCCGCCGACATCGGCAACCACATCGTGCTGGTGGACGGCCAGCACCTCGCCCAACTCATGATCGAGCACCACGTCGGGGTCAGCACCCGCCACACCTACCCCGTCAAACGCATCGACGAGGACTTCTTCCTCGACCTCGAATAG